A DNA window from Hordeum vulgare subsp. vulgare chromosome 1H, MorexV3_pseudomolecules_assembly, whole genome shotgun sequence contains the following coding sequences:
- the LOC123412123 gene encoding heavy metal-associated isoprenylated plant protein 35-like isoform X1, with translation MATEPLQCKTLVLRVSIHCEGCKKKVKKVLQGIDGVLSPLSSPVYLQHLHSLFTSPSILLAPVKGDFLSFQRFASSEGVYRCDIDARSNKVTVAVTGNVSADALLKRLRRSGKLAQPWPEQQQQPAGGSHRPGETKNGAIQPDKPGDTGTAHKPASDDAETNAADQSNSKATPEEDPNKVARETAKPAQDDTESTNADADGDDAVNHRSKEPTAEQCNGSERKRKQLRQEEEKSVDAIATVVVVAAAPDQGSNTCHSPPHLQQQQPPPVHVLSYSMARPSASAAYYAAAPAPAAPGARSLPPQNLPYTYPPCCYHPQPSPLAPQTGAASPARYSYGDLFSDDNANSCSVM, from the exons ATGGCAACAGAACCTCTGCAATGCAAG ACTCTGGTGCTCCGGGTGTCCATCCACTGCGAGGGAtgcaagaagaaggtgaagaaagTGCTGCAGGGCATCGATGGTGTGTTGTCACCTCTGTCTAGTCCAGTCTATCTCCAACATCTTCACTCTCTCTTCACTTCTCCATCCATCTTGCTTGCTCCTGTGAAAGGGGATTTCCTCTCATTTCAAAGATTCGCCTCATCTGAAGGCGTGTACAGATGCGACATCGACGCCCGGAGCAACAAGGTGACGGTCGCCGTCACCGGGAACGTCAGCGCCGACGCTCTGTTGAAGAGGCTCCGCAGGTCAGGCAAGCTCGCCCAGCCGTGGCCGGAGCAACAGCAGCAGCCGGCCGGCGGATCCCATAGACCTGGAGAAACCAAGAACGGCGCCATCCAGCCAGACAAGCCCGGTGACACGGGCACCGCCCACAAGCCGGCGTCCGACGACGCGGAGACAAACGCCGCAGACCAGAGCAACTCCAAGGCTACCCCTGAAGAAGATCCCAACAAAGTCGCCCGCGAGACCGCGAAGCCGGCTCAAGACGACACGGAGAGCACCAATGCGGACGCCGACGGTGATGACGCTGTCAATCATCGCAGCAAGGAGCCCACGGCGGAGCAATGCAACGGCTCCGAGAGGAAGCGGAAGCAGCTGCGGCAGGAGGAGGAGAAATCGGTCGATGCCATtgctacggtggtggtggtggcggcagcaCCGGACCAAGGCAGCAATACTTGCCACTCGCCACCAcacctgcagcagcagcagccgcccCCGGTGCACGTCCTGAGCTACAGCATGGCGCGGCCGAGCGCAAGCGCGGCTTACTACGCCGCCGCGCCGGCGCCGGCAGCGCCAGGGGCGAGGTCCCTGCCGCCGCAGAATCTCCCGTACACGTACCCACCGTGCTGCTACCATCCGCAGCCGTCGCCTCTGGCGCCGCAGACGGGCGCGGCTTCGCCGGCGCGCTACTCCTACGGCGATCTTTTCAGCGACGACAATGCCAACTCCTGCAGCGTGATGTGA
- the LOC123412123 gene encoding heavy metal-associated isoprenylated plant protein 35-like isoform X2, whose translation MATEPLQCKTLVLRVSIHCEGCKKKVKKVLQGIDGVYRCDIDARSNKVTVAVTGNVSADALLKRLRRSGKLAQPWPEQQQQPAGGSHRPGETKNGAIQPDKPGDTGTAHKPASDDAETNAADQSNSKATPEEDPNKVARETAKPAQDDTESTNADADGDDAVNHRSKEPTAEQCNGSERKRKQLRQEEEKSVDAIATVVVVAAAPDQGSNTCHSPPHLQQQQPPPVHVLSYSMARPSASAAYYAAAPAPAAPGARSLPPQNLPYTYPPCCYHPQPSPLAPQTGAASPARYSYGDLFSDDNANSCSVM comes from the exons ATGGCAACAGAACCTCTGCAATGCAAG ACTCTGGTGCTCCGGGTGTCCATCCACTGCGAGGGAtgcaagaagaaggtgaagaaagTGCTGCAGGGCATCGATG GCGTGTACAGATGCGACATCGACGCCCGGAGCAACAAGGTGACGGTCGCCGTCACCGGGAACGTCAGCGCCGACGCTCTGTTGAAGAGGCTCCGCAGGTCAGGCAAGCTCGCCCAGCCGTGGCCGGAGCAACAGCAGCAGCCGGCCGGCGGATCCCATAGACCTGGAGAAACCAAGAACGGCGCCATCCAGCCAGACAAGCCCGGTGACACGGGCACCGCCCACAAGCCGGCGTCCGACGACGCGGAGACAAACGCCGCAGACCAGAGCAACTCCAAGGCTACCCCTGAAGAAGATCCCAACAAAGTCGCCCGCGAGACCGCGAAGCCGGCTCAAGACGACACGGAGAGCACCAATGCGGACGCCGACGGTGATGACGCTGTCAATCATCGCAGCAAGGAGCCCACGGCGGAGCAATGCAACGGCTCCGAGAGGAAGCGGAAGCAGCTGCGGCAGGAGGAGGAGAAATCGGTCGATGCCATtgctacggtggtggtggtggcggcagcaCCGGACCAAGGCAGCAATACTTGCCACTCGCCACCAcacctgcagcagcagcagccgcccCCGGTGCACGTCCTGAGCTACAGCATGGCGCGGCCGAGCGCAAGCGCGGCTTACTACGCCGCCGCGCCGGCGCCGGCAGCGCCAGGGGCGAGGTCCCTGCCGCCGCAGAATCTCCCGTACACGTACCCACCGTGCTGCTACCATCCGCAGCCGTCGCCTCTGGCGCCGCAGACGGGCGCGGCTTCGCCGGCGCGCTACTCCTACGGCGATCTTTTCAGCGACGACAATGCCAACTCCTGCAGCGTGATGTGA